Proteins encoded in a region of the Streptomyces sp. NBC_00289 genome:
- a CDS encoding RRQRL motif-containing zinc-binding protein, with amino-acid sequence MKFFDPDGEEYGIPTYPRKFAPEGLATRRQLRARGLRPNGQDVVAQILWHGRRDPRTRVRPVRAAYLYRIDLAAPVRPMTPGRMRAVAAMMRARRTCSDCLVTYDFVIPTSLGCCPGCADNPAALAA; translated from the coding sequence GTGAAGTTCTTCGACCCGGACGGCGAGGAGTACGGCATCCCGACCTACCCGCGCAAGTTCGCCCCCGAGGGCCTGGCCACTCGCCGCCAGCTCCGCGCCCGGGGCCTCCGTCCCAACGGCCAGGACGTTGTCGCTCAGATCCTCTGGCACGGCCGGCGCGACCCGCGCACCCGGGTCCGCCCGGTCCGTGCCGCCTACCTCTACCGCATCGACCTGGCCGCCCCCGTCCGGCCGATGACGCCGGGGCGGATGCGCGCGGTCGCCGCCATGATGCGCGCCCGCCGCACCTGCTCCGACTGCCTCGTCACCTACGACTTCGTGATCCCGACGTCCCTCGGCTGCTGCCCTGGGTGCGCCGACAACCCGGCCGCCCTCGCGGCGTGA
- a CDS encoding conjugal transfer protein — MKKSLGWVKITLLSVTALVMVGVGALGGVGTYSNLSHRYGGETALGALGAGEGATAVLALVLLVTTVFNRPAPKLVRLGLWALPAAAAVMGATAANGTGQTIVYALTPMAITASAESVAYLARLAVVHQEGRDVEAEARAAALVRDLAYHQARAAAHPDKKVREKSVKKSWKLAAKVGTGDTTLGTDLLDVQRVRLTQGADIALERMFAPGLSATAPALAPASADTVPAILAASADDATSPRTHEATIHADTNGYPADEGSDQEESTENVRPTLKVVRDVKAKGKSMRADVREMVASGVTNVRHVADAIATRHGRDADDKGFQATVGKYVREAKADIPQDDSANTGQYL, encoded by the coding sequence ATGAAGAAGTCCCTCGGCTGGGTGAAGATCACCCTCCTGTCCGTCACGGCCCTGGTGATGGTCGGCGTCGGCGCCCTCGGCGGTGTCGGCACCTACTCCAACCTCTCCCACCGCTACGGAGGCGAGACCGCCCTCGGTGCCCTCGGCGCCGGTGAAGGCGCGACCGCCGTCCTGGCCCTGGTCCTCCTCGTCACCACCGTGTTCAACCGGCCTGCCCCGAAGCTGGTCCGCCTCGGACTGTGGGCCCTGCCGGCCGCCGCCGCCGTGATGGGCGCGACCGCCGCCAACGGCACGGGCCAGACGATCGTGTACGCCCTGACCCCGATGGCCATCACCGCGTCGGCTGAGTCCGTCGCCTACCTCGCACGCCTCGCCGTCGTCCACCAGGAGGGCCGCGACGTCGAAGCGGAGGCCCGCGCCGCCGCCCTCGTCCGTGACCTGGCCTACCACCAGGCCCGCGCCGCCGCCCACCCGGACAAGAAGGTCCGCGAGAAGTCGGTGAAGAAGTCCTGGAAGCTCGCGGCGAAGGTCGGCACGGGCGACACGACCCTCGGGACGGACCTGCTGGACGTCCAGCGCGTCCGCCTCACCCAGGGTGCCGACATCGCCTTGGAGCGGATGTTCGCCCCCGGCCTGTCCGCCACGGCCCCCGCCCTCGCCCCGGCATCCGCCGACACGGTCCCCGCCATCCTCGCCGCGTCCGCTGATGACGCCACGAGCCCGCGCACCCACGAGGCCACTATCCACGCGGACACGAACGGATATCCGGCCGACGAGGGCTCTGACCAGGAAGAAAGCACCGAGAACGTCCGCCCGACCCTCAAGGTCGTCCGCGACGTCAAGGCCAAGGGCAAGTCCATGCGCGCCGACGTCCGCGAAATGGTCGCCAGCGGCGTCACGAACGTCCGGCACGTGGCCGACGCCATCGCCACCCGCCACGGCCGCGACGCCGACGACAAGGGCTTCCAGGCCACCGTCGGCAAGTACGTCCGCGAGGCCAAGGCGGACATCCCCCAGGACGACAGCGCCAACACCGGCCAGTACCTCTGA